From the genome of Ailuropoda melanoleuca isolate Jingjing chromosome 5, ASM200744v2, whole genome shotgun sequence:
CTCACAAAGTCTCTGTTAATTTCTCTTAAACAAAAAGGCAACATCACGATGGGAAGATGAGGAGACCCTAAAACTGATGGAAAGCAAAGGGGTTTCCACCTCACCTGAGTTCTTCTCCTGCTTGGCAAAAAGTCCAgcacttcttgtctttttgattaacACACTGGCATCTCTTCCTGTGGTCTGTTGCCTTTGTGGTAAATAAATCCTTTAAGGATCGCTTAGACCTAGAAGGGCTTCCAAGTCCATACGGAACAATGTGCCTATTATCAAAAAAGACGAACAAAAGATATTAGAATAATTAATAGCCTTTGAAATGATGCCTTCGACGTGCCCATCAATGGCCTTGAGGGTGTATACCTCACCAGGAGAAAACCAGTTTTCTAACTCAATGAAATTCCAGTTGAATTCTTAacaaatttcagtttcttctccaCACAAGCAGCTTTGTTTTTTGTCCAAAATCATGACATCTCTGCTTTGGTGTGtgtttcctattttcttccttttctgacttTCCATTTAGTTAACAGCTACTGCGGGGGAGGGACTTCGAAGCAAAACCATGACTCACAGGATTTTGAAAATCTATTTCCAATTCAAGTCATATGGTAATGCCCAAAGTGCCCCCTGGGGGGGTATGGAGGGGTGGGATCTACTATGGCACGCAGGGTGCAGGGTTCACCCCCAGCTTCGTTGAATCTCCTACAACTGGTGATATCATATGACTAATAAAAGGACTCATCACCAGAAGGCTCCCCAATAAATTCCAAAGGGTCCTTTTTGAGCTTCACCTAAAAGGAATAAAGTCCTCTCCTTGGTAGTATCACCTTTTAAGTATTAGGCTTATTGTGGGTTTTGttgggtttcattttgtttggattttGGGCATCCCTCGCCATAATTGGCCGCCCGTTACGGGACACTGTGTGCCGTGTTTTTGTTTACAACTGTGTCTGACGGGTGAGCCAGTTTTCAGGgtgaaggggggcgggggggaatctGCTTTCTTCCAGCTCTGGAGGCAGAAAAGAAATCTACGGACCATGTTTCTATCGCTATCTTGAAATGGGCTTTTCTAAAGGGAGGGTACAGAGGAGTCAGGACACCCCTGTTCCAGGTCTAGGTCTGCCCTGGACTCATTCTTGCGCAAGTGATGTCCACAATTTGGGTTTGTGCTTTTCTGTAAGTAAAGCGAAGGGGCTGATTATCACTCTCTAcagtcccctctgcctcccaggagTAGCATGGGTTAGACTAAGCCACGTCCGACCTCGGCAACTTGGTCCCTAAACCCAAGCAGATCCCAACAAAAGGACACCCCTCAGAAATGTGTGGCAGAGTCCTGCTTGCCATCAGCATTTTCCATCTATCCTATCCTGAGTGTTTGAGCCACGGGGTCTCAGAAGACCCTCCCCTCTGTTTCAAAGAACCACCCTGCCTGGTATTTTCAGGAATGGGGGGGGGCACTGTCCCCACCCCCTGAGGAACCTTCATGTTGTCAGAAGTGTTACCTTCGGAATCCTAACCAGGAGCTCCCCCCAAAAGCAACTAGCTAGCGTCCCTGGGCTCCAGTGTCTGGAGAAGCGAGAGGTAAGGAATAGCTAGAGTGACGACGCCCTCTAGAGACTCACTCGGGAGTGTTGACCCAGATGATGTCAAGGTGGCAGAAGTAGACGCACTCTTTATCCATCAGGGAAGAGCAGGAGCAGCGCTTGGACCTGCGGGCCCGCCAGGGTGCACTGGGAGCAGGCTTCTCCCCTCCGCTGTCCAAGCTGGTGCTGAGCTCTGCGCCCGAGACggctggggagagaaagagcaggtcAGCAGGGCATGTCCCTTGGGATCTAGCGGAGCAGATAAAAGCCCATGAAGCATGCAGCCCGCCTTCAGCAAGAAACACAGAGCAAAAAGCGCTCTTTATCGTTCCCCTCCTTAACATGACTTCACCTTTACCCCCACGGGCTTATCCACTTTCAGGGAGATTACACACATGTGCAGGGGGAACAGCCACCTGAAAAGGGCACTGACTGACCAGCCCCCAGAGAAAGGCGTGGACATGCTGCCTGTTAGAAATCTGTGGTGGCTTCTGCATGGAATTTAATAGGACAGCCCCATTTCATAGGACAGTGGCTTAAAGTTGGCTGATGACCAAAGCTCTAAAGCTACGTAAATCGCCCGCCTCTTCCTAGGTCTGGAGCCACTTCCCCATGCAGTTTAGGGGAACCCACCACTTCACACCTGGTGGAGAGCAGGGAGTAGCCCAGGTGATACATAGTCCTTGAAATTAAGTGGAATCCAAGAGCTTTGGGGGATgattggagagaaagaagagaaacccGCTCTACAATATTCATCGGAAGTGGTAAACTCTAGAAAGTACTGACGTAGGGTGAGACCGAGCAGCAGCTCGGGGACCTAATCAAGGCTCTGTGGATTTTGAATTCAGGATCCCTGGAGCAGGATGGCATGTGGGGGACTTGCCACCTCCCCCCTTCCCTACTGCAGCGTGGCCTCTTCTTACTGACAAGTTAGCCCTGCAGCTTATCTGCCCAGTTTTGTACATTTCAAATGATCAGACACATTCCAGGATTTTCATTCCCTTGACATCTTTTCTCTTTAGTCAGGGTCATGAAAAGCCACACGATAAAAGGGCATTGACCCTAAGAAGGGGAAATAGGCAGATATACACACACTATCTAAATCCTCAGGTGGCCAAGATTTATCCTAGCTCCCCTCCCACAACAGGTGAATAAAACCGAAAATAGACCTCACACTGTTTTGGGTGCCAAAAACCTGCCAAAAGAAGCCTAAAGTCaataatgacaatttttaaagaaaacatctgCTTCACCCTGAAACTGCCCGAGGGTTACTCAACAGACTGTTTTGCAGGTGATTTTACTGCTCATATATTGCTTGAATGACTTGAATAAAATTCCTTGGCTTCGAgttgaaatgtttaaatattttacacattcaCACACTATTAAAACTATTTCAATAAGTTATTTCAATAAGATATAAGTCCCTATATGTCCTATCACCTGTATACAAACACCTATATTGCAAATATGCATTTGGCTAAATAATATCTTGTCTTTACTTTTCTggagttatattttttaaagccaagaaAATACTCTATGCAATAATAACAATAAGTTATTTTAATACTATAGGAGCAATTGTTTTCAATAGAGAAATTTTTTCCCCACTAGAAAACTTAAGTAGCTTTGAGCAATAATTCCCAGACACTTGCTATCTGAGCTGCAATCCTTAAAAAGAAGCgctaaacagaagaaagaaaaacattaaggtGGACAAGAAGACATTAACATTCAGAGCTTTACAAGGCGCCGTGCCTACCTGCTTCTGGAGCTCCTTGGAAAGCCAcaaacagcagagagaaaatcATGGGGAAATAAtccattctgaaaaaaaaaaggggggggggaatcaaaGTCCTCCCCTGCCAAATGAACCCAAAGGAAAACGAAGAAAAATAATAGCTTCGGGTCCCTCAAGGCGCTTCTGGTTATTCAGATCTCAAAGTGAGTCTTCAGCCTAAGTGCTCTTTAacggagagaaaaaagaagtttctgcCAGGAGGGCAGGCAGTGGGAGCGGTCTGAGGACGCACGCGGCGGTGGCGTGCGGGGACAGCAGCGCGGACCGAGGACCCTCTGCGCGCTCACCCCAGCGCCGCTGCAGAAGAGCGTCTGACTTGGACAGCTCTCCGCCGCCTTTTTATATTGAACCCCTATAGAGTGGGGGTAAACAGCTCCAACTTTATTCCAGCCCCAGACAATGTTATTGTGTTATTAGTCACCAACAGGCAACGTGCAGCCGGAGATAAGGCCAGGCTCTAAAGGAAATCACTGCTAACTTCAGAGGCAGACGCCCGCCGTCTGACAATTCAGGGGCAGGGCTAAGAACAAGAAAATACCCATTAGAGACCTTTGGTAAACCTGCCCGTTCAGCGCTTGAGTCCGCTTCCCCTTTTGCAAGCTGCCAGCCCCAGAGTTCAAGAATCAGAAGAGGGACTCCAGCAAAGTCATACCATTGGTATGAAAAGTATGAGCTACAGTTTAAATAGATTGTATTGTTGTGCgcggggatttttttttaattgttgttcaCTTCGTTTTCCTTTTATGTCTCCGATTTCTTAGTGTTGATCAAACAGGGGAACGCTCTCCCTCTTCACTCCCCCCGCCCACGGGGGGTCACATTATTTTGGCAGATCGAGGTACTTGTCCCTTAttccaagccccctcccccaagtctTTTTTGCTAAAGTTCCTTGCGTGCACAGTGAAAAAGATCGGTGAAGGAATGGCAAGGAAaggacgttaaaaaaaaaaaaaaaaaaaagccctttcaGGCACATACCCAGTGCTTTCGATATCACTGAGTAGAAGCCCCTATAAACTTTTTTCTGCGCCCACCCTCTTTGCCCTTCCCGGAACGCCCCCCTTCGATAACACCAATGTTAAGAAAGAGCGGGAGAGGAACGCCAGGGGGAGACGAAGAGCTATAGGGGCTGATGTTTTCTGGGAACAAAAACTAAAAGCCCTGGCTGCCCTGTAACAGCAGGAAGGCAGCCCGAGATGGGAGCCAAGGAGCAGGAACGGCGCCTCCCGTGAGAAAGGGGTGCCCCTCAGAAGGTTCGCTTACTCCCTGCGCAGGGACACCTTTTCTGAATCGTTCTCCCCCTC
Proteins encoded in this window:
- the EDN1 gene encoding endothelin-1, which encodes MDYFPMIFSLLFVAFQGAPEAAVSGAELSTSLDSGGEKPAPSAPWRARRSKRCSCSSLMDKECVYFCHLDIIWVNTPEHIVPYGLGSPSRSKRSLKDLFTTKATDHRKRCQCVNQKDKKCWTFCQAGEELRDQDSMEKGRNDPKKGKDCSELGEKCIHQQLVAERKMRRLDAISNRIKTAFRVAKLKAELYREKQVTHNRTH